The sequence CTGAGACAGCCCTCGCCGCTTGCGCTCCTGAGCGATCCGTCGTCCGAGCGCCCTTTGATACTCAGTGCTCACCCTGTCGTTCCCTTGCCTACCTGTAGGCCCAACCAGTCGACCTCCACCGAGGCGAGCAGGTCATCACGGGCACCGAGGAACCGCCGGACGTGGTCCTGCTCCTCGTGCGCGTCGAAGGCCGCCCGGTCCCGGTACAGCTCATAGAAGATCCTTTGCAGCGGCTGGCCGTCGACCTTGTGCACCGCGTAGATCAGCGTGCCCGGCTCTTCCGTCTCGATCTTGCCGATCGTCTCGGAGACCAGCTGATCGAACCTACCGGCGCTCTCTTCGTCCTTGCAGGTGAACCGGACCATCAAGCCGAACATCGGCACCCTCCTTCATCGCCTCTACGAGATCAGTACTTATTGTGCGGCGCAAGTACGCGAAGTGACTTGTACTTGAAGTACTGTACCCATACTTTGAATACCAATCCAGGTTGATGGGGCTCTGACCAGCAAGATCACCGCGATGAGCTGGCCGATCGACCTCGCAGAAGACCGTCCGAAGGAACCCTTATGCCCGTTCCCCCAGACGCCCCGACGCCGGACGCAACAGACACCCACCCACGTCCACCAGGCGGCAACCCACGCGAATGGCGAGACGCAGCGCTCGCCTTGATAGCCGCCCTGGATCAGCGCGGCTTAACAGCCAAGCCATGGGGACACGGCGCGGTGATGGCCGTGAACCTGGCAGGGGAGCCGGCACCCGACAACGCCCTGGGCCAGGCGCTGAGCCCCGGCCTACGCCAAGAGGTCAGATGCCGCCCGCACACTCCCGACCGCGAGCTGTGGTGGCACTGGGTCTGGTCCGGCCCGACCCGCGGCTCCGAGCCGGAGCTTGAACCGCTGTGCCCGCTGTGGGAGACGGAGCTGGCCGCCGACCGCATCGGACGCGTCCTCGCCCTCACCAAGGAGAGCGACGCATGATCGACGAATCCGCCGTGACCCTGCGGCTATGGGGACGCCGAGCCCGCCGTTTCATCCGCTGGTTCGCCACCAGAGACCGCCAGGACCGCAAGGCCATGTGGCACCTAGACCGCCTCGCCGAAGCACTCGCCGCTCAGGGATGGCGCACAAACCGCCGCTTCCACGTCTCCCCGGCAACGCTTCGCGTCGGCCCGACCAAGCACGCGCCGGCCACCGAGGAACTCAGCGCCACCCACTTCGGACGATGGGTCTACCTCACCCGCAGCAGCGCCCAACCCATCCCATGTGCCGACCTGGACCAGGCGGTCACCGAGGTCGAGCGCATCCTTCGGAGCCAGCTCCACGGGCCGAGCCCCCGAAAGGCCCGACGGCATGAGCGGCAACGCTGAGACCAAGCGGGCCGCCCGCGTCCTCACAGAGATGTTCCCCGGGGTCCAAGCCTGGTACGGCGAGGCGACGGGGGAGTGGTGGGCGATGATCTCGCTACCGACCGGGGACCGCCTACTGTCGGCCCCCGACGTTCACCAACTGCGCGAGCAGATCACCCTCACGAGAGCGTGGCCATGGCATCAGAGGTGAACACCCCCGACCACTCTCCACACCACCCAGGCATCACCACGAGATGCCCGACAACCTGTCTCGGTGTCCACACAGTCGGCGACCTGGTCACGCTCCTCAGCGCAGTCGCCCGCACGGCTCTGCCAGCCAACACCGAGCCCGACGACAAGCAGCACGACGGGCACACGGAGACCTGCCCCCTGTCCTGCCTTCACCTTTCCGTCAGAGTCGCCAACGCCCTGAAGTACGCCGACACCCCACCGCGGACCATCGGCGCCCTACTCCGCATGATCCGAACCGACCAACTGACCGAGGTCCGCAACATCGGCCGCCGCAGCCTCACGGAAGTCCACCAGGCCCTCACCGCCGCAGGCTTCGACGTCCGCCACACCAACCTGATCTAGATCCGCTCCCGGCCCCTGAGTTGCCATCACAAGGTCCCTGACCAGGCAACCCAGAGGCCGAAGCATGTCCAGAAACCAAGATCACCAGAGGCCCCGGCCCGCCGGATGAGAACTTTCTCTACGTCTTCAAGGGCGCCCGCTCCGCGGTCGCCGCCGGTCGGTCCGGGCCGGGCATGCGGCCTCTCCGGGCCGGTCCCGCCCCGGCCCGCCCAGCTGATCGCGGCGAAAACCGGTGCGAGGGAATCCTTGATCGCTTCCGTCTACTCTGGAAGCAAGCCCTGAAATTGGTCAAGAGAAAGATTCGGCGCCGCCCTAAGTATACTGATCACTTGGAGAGGCGTGTCGCCAGATTTGACAGGAAGTTTCGTCCTGGTTCTACGCGACACAATCTTTCCATTGACGAAATCAAGCACCCTGATGCCTTGCTTCAGGCGGGCACCAGAGAACTGACTCAGGTCGAGCATGAAAGCTTCGGATCGGTGTCCTGCGGCGTGATCATCAGACACACTTCCGTCAATAAGGTGTATCAGGCGGAGGTCGAGAAGGTCCGTCAACACATTATAGAGAAGCGGACTGTTCTCCTTCTCCCTATAGCTCACGAGGAAATAGGTGTGCTCCGTCTCTTCAAGGCAGAACTTTCTCACGCGCTTCAGCGCTTCAAGAGTGACGGCAGCTACCGCAACGTCAGAAGCGGTGTCCTCCTCTAGCTCCTGCACCTTGACCTGTGCAGCATCGCCAGCGGCCTGGTTCACATCCTGAACGCCGACCAGCTTGGCATTTGAGCGCCGCTGTGCTTTGACGATCGCGCTTTTGGCTAGAAGCAAATAGTCGCGAGGAACTGCACCTGAGGCCAACACAAGTCTATCTAGTGCTACCCCGTGAAAGATCTTTGTAAGTGCCGGTATGTTCACCCGCTTGGCATACTGTGTGAGAATGCTTTCCAGAAAGCGCTTGGCTTCGCCTGGGTCTTGCAGGGTTACATCCAAGTCCAGGATGTCAGCATCGTGCATAGTCTGGAGCCCGAGCGGAGGAGAGGACTGGAACCATCTCGTTAGGTGACGTATGGAAGCCACCTTAAGCCAGGCGTCACAATCACGGACACATCCATGAAGGCGGTCGAGAATCTGAGGCTGTGAGCCCCGTGGGAGATAGTAGAAGTCATCTATAAAGATGAATACGCGGATATTGTTAGCCTCATGAAAGCGCTTTAGTGCTCGCTGTACCCTCGGGATGAGTCTTATGGCTCGCTCGTCTGGGGCGTTGATCTCCGCAAGAAGCCCACGAATTTCGTCATACAGCTCCGAGGCCATCACCGAAACTGAAGCATCTGGCCTAATCTGCTGTTGCCTGGCCACGACGTTGCTAATAACTTCTTCTAGGATGTAGAGAAAGACGCGGCTAGGGTTCTCTTGACGTAGCGTCTGCATATTGACCCAACAAGACAATGATGTCTGTGGATCAAGACTCTGCTTGGCCTCAACGAGTAGGGCTGATTTTCCGGCACCGCGGCGGCCAAAAATCAAGTGATGGCGGGGAGCTGTCACGGCCGGTAGATTGACGCTCCTGTCCTTGATGTAAGAAAGACTTGGTTGTGCCTCCGAAACTCGGGCACGGGCAGTAACGAGCCGTGTTAGGTTTGTGGCCCGCTCATCCTGAACCCCATGTGTCAGCGGGGGAACCTTTTCCTCTATAAGTTGAGGAGAAGCCTTTCTGACAATCACAAACGCTTTCGCTTCGGGTGTAGATATCTCCTCATCGAGTTGATTGCCAACTGCTGCACCAGCAGGCAAATCATTCGCGTCAACGAAGACGATGTAATTGATCTCCTCAGGGTATGCTCGGACGGAAATGTCTACAACGTCGATGCTGGCGCGCTGCTTAAATGCTTGCGTGATAAACTCTTGAGGATTGTTTGCAGGTTTCATACGTAACCACAGCCCTTCTGCTTCAGATACTGGACTACAAGTGCAAGCAAATCTGGAGCTTTTGCACTAAGGTCCAACGCCGTTGGTTTCCACGATTGAAGATCCGAAGGGTAAGGGTCATAATCTGCTTCATTTCTGTGTCCTCTGGCATCCTTCAAAGCGTTCTGCCATAGCGCCCCATTCATAAAATCATCTGGCAACTTTGTAGGCAAGGTAGAATGTGCTTCGTGGTCATCTCCTCCATGCGTAAAGTAGACCAATGTGCGAGCAGAGTGATACATTGAATAGTAGTATCTGCTCACGGCGCTTCGGAATTGCGGAGGTCTAGTGTTGACCATTTTGTCGCCAGTTACTATAAACTCCCTCGCTAGCCGCAGGCGATCAGCGCATACCTGTTGCTGTAGTTCGTGAAAAGGCTGGCCGGTTTGCGTGCTTATATGCACGCCCTCCGCATAATAGCGAAGGGTCTTTTTGTCGGCCTTGCTGACCCTAAGCAGTGCCTTCTCTCTGAGCGCGACAGTAGCCGCACTCGCCTGCTGCCTCAGGTTCGCCACCCTCTGAGGATAGCTTCTGCCCTAGAAGTAGGCGGGTTGATCCAACTGCTTGGCAGAGATCTTCCTCGCGTTGTCAATGAGCCCGAAGGCTGGACGTGCTCGAAGCGGGGTCCTCGCGGCCCCCAGCCCCCCGCGGGCCGGAGGGCACGCCCGCGCGAAGCGGTCTGTCATACCGTCTCGCCGTTCGCGCGGGCGCACCCTCCGGGACGGGTGGAGGAGCGGGAGGTCGCAGCGCAGACCGGGGGACCTGTGGGGGGTCCTGATCTTGCTGCGGATCAGAGGGCGCACTGTAGAGAGCCCGAGACATATACAGGACGTCAGCGGCAGCCGTTAGGTTCGTCAAGCCTTCCTCCGTCCGGCCTCTGCCAGCAGACCACTTCAAGGATCGGCGTGGCAGAGGCCACCTCTGGCCCCTTCACCACCACAAGTCTCCTAGTACCTCGGAGAGAATGACATCATGGATCTCTCTACCGCACTCGCCGCCTACGATCGAGTGGCACTCAATCTTGATAAATTGGATCGAATCTGGCAACGGATGCAGGCGCTGCTCCCTGATGGCCCATTCATTGGCGCCGGCACTGATGAAGACGTCATCTACAGCCAGCTTGCAGAGTCTTGGAACTTGATCGCTGCCAGCTTGCCAGCAATTGAGGGATGGCGCCTTAAAGCGGAGATCATCAGCTATGCAGACATCGGTCAGAGCCGTATCGACTACCTGATGATTAGTGAACAGGAGGGTCTAGCTGCATTCGAAGCCAACGTAGGGGCACCAGGCACCGAAGCGATGAGGTATCGCCAGAAGCTCACTCGTGCTCGCCAACTCCTTGTCCGTCGACGCGGTGCCGAGCTTGTCAGTACCATCGACGAACTTTTGGCAAAAGTACCCATTCAGGGCGACCTAGCCGAAGCGGAGGCTAGTTCTCTCCTCAGCGCTATAGGTGAGGCTGTCAACGAGATAGAGAGGTTGCTTGGAGAAGGCCTTACCGGAGGCCCGCGCCACAGTGACCTTCACCGGCATTTGCATTTCGGTGAACCCCACGATCTCCGTGACATCGCCTCGATGGACTGGCCAGCGTTTCGTCCGCATGTCGAGCTTGCCCTCTACGGTGACGAAGATCCGGTACCCATCGAGGTGGTGGACCTTTCCTCGCTAGCGACCGCGACTGTCTCACCAGTGTCATCGGCGGTTCGCTGGGACCGGATCGACGCGGATGGTTTCGAGCGCCTTCTGGCGCGACTCCTGGAACAGTCCGGATCGTATGTTCGTATTACACGCTTGATGCATGTCAATGCGGCCGACGCGGGACGGGACATTGAGGCATACCGTCGTG is a genomic window of Actinomadura citrea containing:
- a CDS encoding putative quinol monooxygenase — encoded protein: MFGLMVRFTCKDEESAGRFDQLVSETIGKIETEEPGTLIYAVHKVDGQPLQRIFYELYRDRAAFDAHEEQDHVRRFLGARDDLLASVEVDWLGLQVGKGTTG
- a CDS encoding DNA-directed RNA polymerase subunit alpha C-terminal domain-containing protein, whose protein sequence is MASEVNTPDHSPHHPGITTRCPTTCLGVHTVGDLVTLLSAVARTALPANTEPDDKQHDGHTETCPLSCLHLSVRVANALKYADTPPRTIGALLRMIRTDQLTEVRNIGRRSLTEVHQALTAAGFDVRHTNLI
- a CDS encoding restriction endonuclease; protein product: MDLSTALAAYDRVALNLDKLDRIWQRMQALLPDGPFIGAGTDEDVIYSQLAESWNLIAASLPAIEGWRLKAEIISYADIGQSRIDYLMISEQEGLAAFEANVGAPGTEAMRYRQKLTRARQLLVRRRGAELVSTIDELLAKVPIQGDLAEAEASSLLSAIGEAVNEIERLLGEGLTGGPRHSDLHRHLHFGEPHDLRDIASMDWPAFRPHVELALYGDEDPVPIEVVDLSSLATATVSPVSSAVRWDRIDADGFERLLARLLEQSGSYVRITRLMHVNAADAGRDIEAYRRVNDGLAAERLERVIVQAKHWPTRGVNVTEISDLVNAKLPLWEGEPIRGLIVATTGSFTQEAVRWVDDHNRAAKRPNIDLWSSSELEALLRKWPAILAEFGLIG